A single region of the Streptomyces sp. NBC_01262 genome encodes:
- a CDS encoding regulator, protein MLAFRRNPAPEHPDSTSLSLPLWVRGDTNAFFGLGVNVLVNVLTLTGLCLGVLHLRGHDVFHTILPALGIALIVGNVYYAVLGRRLALREGRPDVTALPYGPSVPHMFIVVFVIMLPVYLKTKDPLLAWKAGVAWAFIIGVIVLIGAFVGPYIRRYAPRAALLGTLAGISISFISMRPAGQMWDKLWIALPVLLLLLIGLMTDIRLPGNIPIGLAALLVGTAIGWAGGAMSGSEVSAAAGDITFALPGFHFGTLFSGLGDTAPLLATAIPLGVYNFTEGMTNVESAAAAGDSYNLRSVLLADGAGAVIGSALGSPFPPAVYVGHPGWKKAGGRTGYSLATGAVIALMCFLGMFGLLGAVFPVAAIVPILLYIGLLIGAQAFQFSPKAHAAAVVAALIPNLASWAVGQMDNALAAAGTSAAKVGEANLESAGVVYHGLMVLGQGAILAGLVFGALVAFVIDKRFVPAGVVALVGALLSFVGLIHAPQVGWNESGGVSLGYLFAAVLCGAFALTRPEARVPDAEELELERLHGGPAAAAPATAAEPAA, encoded by the coding sequence ATGCTCGCTTTCCGCCGCAATCCAGCCCCCGAGCACCCCGACAGCACCTCCCTGTCCCTCCCCCTGTGGGTGCGGGGCGACACCAACGCGTTCTTCGGCCTCGGCGTCAACGTCCTGGTGAACGTGCTGACCCTGACCGGGCTGTGTCTGGGCGTGCTGCATCTGCGCGGGCACGACGTCTTCCACACGATCCTGCCCGCGCTCGGCATCGCGCTGATCGTCGGCAACGTCTACTACGCCGTCCTGGGCCGCCGCCTCGCCCTGCGCGAGGGCAGACCCGACGTCACGGCGCTGCCCTACGGGCCGAGCGTGCCGCACATGTTCATCGTGGTGTTCGTCATCATGCTCCCGGTCTATCTGAAGACCAAGGACCCGCTGCTGGCCTGGAAGGCGGGGGTGGCCTGGGCGTTCATCATCGGCGTGATCGTGCTCATCGGCGCCTTCGTCGGTCCGTACATCCGCCGCTACGCGCCCCGCGCGGCGCTGCTGGGCACGCTGGCCGGTATCTCGATCTCTTTCATCTCGATGCGGCCGGCCGGGCAGATGTGGGACAAGCTGTGGATCGCGCTGCCGGTCCTGCTGCTGCTTCTGATCGGCCTGATGACCGACATCCGGCTGCCCGGCAACATCCCCATCGGCCTCGCCGCGCTGCTGGTGGGCACGGCGATCGGCTGGGCCGGCGGGGCGATGTCCGGGTCCGAGGTCTCGGCGGCGGCCGGTGACATCACCTTCGCGCTGCCCGGCTTCCACTTCGGCACGCTGTTCTCGGGCCTGGGCGACACCGCTCCGCTGCTGGCCACCGCAATCCCGCTGGGCGTCTACAACTTCACCGAGGGCATGACGAACGTCGAGAGCGCGGCGGCCGCCGGCGACTCGTACAACCTGCGCTCGGTGCTGCTCGCCGACGGCGCGGGCGCGGTCATCGGCTCGGCGCTGGGCTCGCCCTTCCCTCCCGCGGTGTACGTCGGCCACCCGGGCTGGAAGAAGGCGGGCGGGCGTACGGGCTACTCGCTGGCCACGGGCGCGGTGATCGCGCTGATGTGCTTCCTGGGCATGTTCGGGCTGCTCGGGGCGGTCTTCCCGGTGGCCGCGATCGTGCCGATCCTGCTCTACATCGGACTGCTCATCGGGGCCCAGGCGTTCCAGTTCTCGCCGAAGGCGCACGCGGCGGCGGTGGTGGCCGCGCTGATCCCCAACCTGGCGTCGTGGGCCGTCGGCCAGATGGACAACGCCCTGGCGGCGGCCGGTACCAGTGCGGCGAAGGTGGGTGAGGCCAACCTGGAGTCCGCCGGGGTGGTCTACCACGGGCTGATGGTGCTCGGGCAGGGCGCGATCCTGGCGGGCCTGGTCTTCGGGGCGCTGGTCGCCTTCGTCATCGACAAACGGTTCGTGCCGGCCGGGGTGGTGGCCCTGGTGGGCGCCCTGCTGTCCTTCGTCGGGCTGATCCACGCCCCGCAGGTGGGCTGGAACGAGAGCGGCGGCGTGTCCCTGGGCTATCTGTTCGCGGCCGTCCTGTGCGGCGCCTTCGCCCTCACCCGGCCCGAGGCCCGCGTCCCCGACGCGGAGGAGCTGGAACTGGAGCGGCTGCACGGCGGCCCGGCCGCTGCCGCTCCCGCCACGGCGGCGGAGCCGGCGGCGTGA
- a CDS encoding cysteine hydrolase family protein, translated as MATVPPPLQVDAAPYPFSFDPFATALVLIDMQRDFLEPGGFGESLGNDVNELRRTIAPLRAVLGACRAIGMTVVHTREGHLPDLSDCPPSKLLRGSPSLRIGDPGPKGRILVRGEEGHDIIEELYPVAGEPVIDKPGKGAFYATEFGELLASRGIRSLVVTGVTTEVCVHTTVREANDRGYECLVLSDCVGSYFPQFQRAGLEMVAAQGGIFGWIAESAAFLAALAPVMPAPVAPQLS; from the coding sequence ATGGCAACTGTCCCGCCACCGCTTCAAGTCGACGCCGCTCCCTACCCGTTCTCCTTCGACCCCTTCGCCACGGCACTCGTCCTCATCGACATGCAGCGGGACTTCCTCGAACCCGGTGGATTCGGCGAGAGCCTGGGCAACGACGTGAACGAACTGCGGCGCACCATCGCCCCGTTGAGGGCGGTGCTCGGCGCGTGCCGGGCGATCGGCATGACCGTCGTGCACACCCGCGAGGGGCATCTTCCCGACCTGTCCGACTGCCCGCCGAGCAAGCTCCTGCGGGGCAGCCCCAGCCTGCGGATCGGCGACCCGGGGCCGAAGGGCCGCATCCTGGTGCGCGGCGAGGAGGGCCACGACATCATCGAGGAGCTGTACCCGGTCGCCGGTGAACCGGTCATCGACAAACCGGGCAAGGGCGCCTTCTACGCCACGGAGTTCGGCGAGCTGCTCGCCTCCCGCGGCATTCGCAGCCTGGTCGTCACGGGCGTCACCACCGAGGTGTGCGTGCACACCACCGTCCGCGAGGCCAACGACCGCGGGTACGAGTGCCTGGTGCTGTCGGACTGCGTGGGCTCGTACTTCCCGCAGTTCCAGCGCGCGGGGCTGGAGATGGTCGCCGCCCAGGGCGGCATCTTCGGCTGGATTGCGGAGTCTGCGGCGTTCCTGGCCGCGCTGGCCCCCGTAATGCCCGCCCCCGTGGCACCCCAACTGTCCTGA